The window GGTGAGTGAGAATGTCGTCTTCAGCCGGGATCGCCAACGCCACGCGAATGGCCGCGAAGTCATGCACGGCGACGGTCAGGGTGCCGTCCATGTCGAACACCCAATGGCGCACGTCGGTGAGGCTCATGCCCAATCCTTGCGGTGACGGATCAGGCCTTCCTGCGTGACCGAAGCCACCAGTTGCCCGGCGCGGTTGAACACGCTGCCACGGTTGAACCCGCGCGAGTTGCCGGCCCAAGGGCTGTCCATCGCGTACAGCAACCAGTCATCGGCACGCAGGTTGGCGTGGAACCACAGCGCGTGGTCGAGGCTGGCGACTTGCATATCCTTGTGCCAGACCGATTTGCCATGAGGCTGCATCGAGGTGACGAGCAAGCCGAAATCCGAGGCATAGGCCAGCAAGTATTTGTGCAGCGCAGGAGAGTCGATCAAGGCACCGTCGGCGCGAAACCAGACGTACTTGATCGGGTCGGACGGCAGCGGGTTGTAGGGGTCTTTCTCGGTAATCGGACGGAATTCGATCGGCTTCGGGCACAGCAGTTTTTCACGCATGTGCTCGGGGATCAGGTGCGCACGCTGCTGGGTGATTTCCAGCTCTGACGGCAGGTTTTCCGGGCCGACCACTTGCGGCATTTCGGTCTGGTGCTCGAAACCTTGTTCGTCGTACTGGAACGAAGCGCTGCACGTGAAGATCGGGTGGCCCTTCTGGATCGCGGTCACCCGGCGCGTGCTGAAACTGCCGCCGTCGCGTACGCGGTCAACGGAATACACCACCGGCAACTTGGCATCGCCTGGACGCAAAAAGTAGCCGTGCATCGAATGCACATGGCGCGCCTCTTCCACCGTCTGACTGGCCGCCGACAACGACTGACCGAGCACCTGGCCACCGAACAGCTGGCGAAATCCCAGGTCCTGGCTGCGGCCACGGAACAGGTTTTCTTCGATAGGTTCCAGGCTCAGCAGGTCGACCAGATCATCCAACACTTGGCTCATTCAGACTCTCCTCACACAACGCAATGCCGCGCAGTCTTGGCTGCGTCGGTCGATTCAATTTCTGGCCCGTGCCATCATGAGGGCCATTGTAAACGTCCGTGTCAGGTTATCCATGCAAGGTTTGCAGCCATTGTTCACGGCTGATGCGGTATAGAACGTGATGACGCAGGGGATGACCGACAGCGAGCTTCGGGTGCTCGAAGTCATCGGCCGGATCGTGATGCATGCCAATTGCCTGCATGACTTTCTGCGACGGCAAGTTGCTGTCGGCCGTGAACGACACGACTTCGTTCACCGCCAAACGGTCAAACCCGCAGCGTAGAGCAGTCCACGCGGCCTCGCTGGCATAGCCCAGGCCCCAGTGTTCCCGCGCCAGGCGCCAGCCGATTTCGATAGCCGGGGTGAACGGCGCATCGAAACCGACCACGCCAAGCCCGGTAAAACCTATGAACTGGCCGGTGTCCTTGCGCTCCAGCGCCCAGAGACCATAACCGTGCTCGGCAAAATGACCACGGACTCGCCCGATCAATGAAGCGCTTTCCAGTCGGCTCAAGGGCGCCGGAAAATAGCGCATGACCTGCGGATCGGCGCACATTGCGGCAAATTCCGGCAAATCCTCATCGCGCCATTGCCGCAACAGCAGCCGAGCGCTCGCCAGTTCCAGTATCGGCTCCATCATGCCCCTCCCCCATTTCCATGCTGCAAGTCTACAACGCTGGTAGGATCCGTCTCTCATTCCTGCTTGAAATCATCAATGCCGCTCCCGCTGATTTATCACGAAGACTACAGCCCCGAATTTCCGGCGGATCATCGCTTTCCGATGGACAAGTTTCGACTGTTGCGCGATCACCTGGTGGACAGCGGCCTGACCAGTGACGCTGATTTGCTGCGCCCGCAACTGTGCCCCGCAGAGATTCTCGCCCTCGCCCATGACCCTTCGTATATCGAACGCTACATGAGTGGCGAGTTGTCCCGCGAGGATCAGCGCCGCCTCGGCCTACCCTGGAGCGAAGCCCTGGCGCGGCGCACGGTGCGGGCGGTCGGTGGTTCGCTGCTGGCGGCCGAGCAGGCGTTGGAACATGGGCTGGCCTGTCACCTGGCTGGCGGCACTCACCATGCGCATTACGACTACCCGGCCGGGTTCTGCATCTTCAACGACCTGGCAGTGATCAGCCACTTCATGCTGCAAAGCGGTCGTGTGAATCGGGTGCTGATCTTCGATTGCGACGTGCATCAGGGCGACGGGACTGCACGGATTCTGCACAACACCCCGGAAGCCATCACCGTTTCC of the Pseudomonas sp. MAG733B genome contains:
- a CDS encoding histone deacetylase, which encodes MPLPLIYHEDYSPEFPADHRFPMDKFRLLRDHLVDSGLTSDADLLRPQLCPAEILALAHDPSYIERYMSGELSREDQRRLGLPWSEALARRTVRAVGGSLLAAEQALEHGLACHLAGGTHHAHYDYPAGFCIFNDLAVISHFMLQSGRVNRVLIFDCDVHQGDGTARILHNTPEAITVSLHCEKNFPARKAESDWDIPLPNGMGDADYLKVVDDALNYLLPLYQPDLVLYDAGVDVHKDDALGYLKLTDEGVAARDESVMRHCLGRDIPVVGVIGGGYSKDRHALARRHGILHHSAKRVWQSSGCH
- a CDS encoding GNAT family N-acetyltransferase; this encodes MEPILELASARLLLRQWRDEDLPEFAAMCADPQVMRYFPAPLSRLESASLIGRVRGHFAEHGYGLWALERKDTGQFIGFTGLGVVGFDAPFTPAIEIGWRLAREHWGLGYASEAAWTALRCGFDRLAVNEVVSFTADSNLPSQKVMQAIGMHHDPADDFEHPKLAVGHPLRHHVLYRISREQWLQTLHG
- the tesB gene encoding acyl-CoA thioesterase II, with product MSQVLDDLVDLLSLEPIEENLFRGRSQDLGFRQLFGGQVLGQSLSAASQTVEEARHVHSMHGYFLRPGDAKLPVVYSVDRVRDGGSFSTRRVTAIQKGHPIFTCSASFQYDEQGFEHQTEMPQVVGPENLPSELEITQQRAHLIPEHMREKLLCPKPIEFRPITEKDPYNPLPSDPIKYVWFRADGALIDSPALHKYLLAYASDFGLLVTSMQPHGKSVWHKDMQVASLDHALWFHANLRADDWLLYAMDSPWAGNSRGFNRGSVFNRAGQLVASVTQEGLIRHRKDWA